In Carettochelys insculpta isolate YL-2023 chromosome 31, ASM3395843v1, whole genome shotgun sequence, a single window of DNA contains:
- the ENTPD4 gene encoding ectonucleoside triphosphate diphosphohydrolase 4 isoform X2 has product MGRISISCLFPASWHFSISPVGCPRMLNTTLRQIIVIGILAAAVSLLYYSLVIRNKYGRSHRDKKFHRYLARVTDTEATDTSNPNLNYGIVVDCGSSGSRIFVYCWPRHNGNPHDLLDIKQMRDKTRKPVVMKIKPGISEFASSPEKVSDYIYPLLSFAAEHVPRAKHKETPLYILCTAGMRILPESQQKAILEDLLTDIPVHFDFLFSDSQAEVISGKQEGVYAWIGINFVLGRFEHVDDEDDAVVEVHIPSSENQEAIIRKRTVGILDMGGVSTQIAYEVPKTEEVAKNLLAEFNLGCDAHQTEHVYRVYVATFLGFGGNAARQRYEDSVFTNMIFRNRILGKQTGMTSESPYLDPCLPLEVEDEIQQNGQTLYMRGTGDFNLCREIIQPLMNKTNETQTSLNGVYQPAIHFQNSEFYGFSEFFYCTEDVLRMGGDYNAAKFVKAAKDYCATKWSVLKERFDRGLYASHADLHRLKYQCFKSAWMYEVFHSGFSFPVSYSNLKTALQVYDKEVQWTLGAILFRTRFLPLRDIQQENFRGNHSHWRGFSFVYNHYLFFVCFLIVLLSIVLYLLRLRRIHRRMLRNGSSTSLWIEEGLPAQKIPGAL; this is encoded by the exons ATGGGACG GATTAGcatctcctgtttgtttcctgctTCCTGGCACTTCAGTATCTCCCCAGTAGGATGTCCTCGTATGCTGAACACCACTTTACGACAAATTATTGTCATTGGAATACTTGCTGCTGCTGTCTCCTTGCTTTACTATTCGCTTGTCATCAGGAATAAATATGGGCGTTCACACAGGGATAAAAAGTTTCACAG ATATCTTGCTCGAGTGACTGACACTGAAGCTACAGATACCAGCAATCCCAACCTGAACTATGGCATCGTGGTAGATTGTGGCAGCAGCGGGTCTAGGATCTTCGTGTATTGTTGGCCAAGACACAATGGCAACCCTCACGATCTTTTGGACATCAAACAAATGAGGGACAAAACCAGAAAACCAGTGGTTATGAAAATTAAACCGG GCATTTCAGAGTTTGCTAGTTCTCCTGAAAAAGTCAGTGATTATATTTATCCACTTCTAAGCTTTGCTGCAGAACATGTGCCCCGTGCAAAACACAAAGAAACTCCTCTGTATATCCTGTGTACTGCAGGGATGCGAATCCTACCTGAGAG CCAGCAGAAGGCAATACTAGAAGATTTGCTCACAGATATTCCTGTGCACTTTGATTTTCTGTTTTCGGACTCTCAGGCAGAAGTTATTTCTGGGAAACAAGAAG GAGTGTATGCATGGATTGGCATCAATTTTGTTTTGGGACGGTTTGAACATGTTGATGATG AGGATGATGCAGTAGTGGAGGTACATATCCCTAGCAGCGAAAATCAGGAAGCCATCATTCGTAAGAGGACAGTGGGTATTCTCGACATGGGTGGAGTGTCAACTCAGATAGCATATGAAGTCCCTAAAACT GAGGAAGTAGCCAAAAACTTACTTGCAGAGTTCAATTTGGGCTGTGATGCTCATCAGACTGAGCATGTGTACAGAGTGTACGTAGCGACGTTCCTTGGTTTTGGAGGGAATGCAGCACGGCAAAGATACGAGGACAGTGTATTTACCAACATGATATTTAGAAACAG GATTCTGGGCAAACAGACTGGTATGACCTCTGAGTCTCCCTACCTGGATCCTTGCCTGCCTCTAGAGGTTGAAGATGAAATCCAGCAGAATGGACAGACACTGTACATGCGAGGGACTGGAGATTTTAATCTGTGTCGTGAAATTATTCAGCCTCTCATGAATAAGACCAATGAAACCCAGACATCTTTAAATGGTGTCTATCAGCCTGCAATAcacttccagaacagcgagtTTTATGGTTTCTCTGAGTTCTTCTACTGTACCGAAGATGTATTACGTATGGGAGGAGACTACAACGCTGCTAAATTTGTTAAAGCTGCAAAG gaTTATTGTGCCACTAAGTGGTCTGTCCTGAAGGAACGTTTTGACCGTGGTCTTTATGCATCACATGCTGATCTTCACAGACTGAA GTATCAGTGTTTCAAGTCTGCCTGGATGTATGAAGTGTTCCACAGTGGTTTCTCTTTTCCTGTCAGCTACAgcaatttaaaaactgctctgcagGTTTATGATAAGGAGGTGCAATGGACATTGGGAGCCATCCTTTTTCGAACACGATTCTTACCTTTAAG aGACATCCAGCAAGAGAACTTCAGAGGCAATCACTCCCACTGGAGGGGCTTCTCCTTTGTTTACAATCACTACTTGTTCTTCGTCTGTTTTCTGATTGTGCTGCTGTCCATTGTGCTCTACCTTCTGCGGCTGAGGCGGATTCACCGGCGAATGCTGCGCAATGGCTCATCCACTTCCCTCTGGATCGAGGAAGGCCTCCCAGCACAGAAGATTCCAGGAGCTTTATGA
- the ENTPD4 gene encoding ectonucleoside triphosphate diphosphohydrolase 4 isoform X1 encodes MGRISISCLFPASWHFSISPVGCPRMLNTTLRQIIVIGILAAAVSLLYYSLVIRNKYGRSHRDKKFHRYLARVTDTEATDTSNPNLNYGIVVDCGSSGSRIFVYCWPRHNGNPHDLLDIKQMRDKTRKPVVMKIKPGISEFASSPEKVSDYIYPLLSFAAEHVPRAKHKETPLYILCTAGMRILPESQQKAILEDLLTDIPVHFDFLFSDSQAEVISGKQEGVYAWIGINFVLGRFEHVDDEDDAVVEVHIPSSENQEAIIRKRTVGILDMGGVSTQIAYEVPKTVSFASSQQEEVAKNLLAEFNLGCDAHQTEHVYRVYVATFLGFGGNAARQRYEDSVFTNMIFRNRILGKQTGMTSESPYLDPCLPLEVEDEIQQNGQTLYMRGTGDFNLCREIIQPLMNKTNETQTSLNGVYQPAIHFQNSEFYGFSEFFYCTEDVLRMGGDYNAAKFVKAAKDYCATKWSVLKERFDRGLYASHADLHRLKYQCFKSAWMYEVFHSGFSFPVSYSNLKTALQVYDKEVQWTLGAILFRTRFLPLRDIQQENFRGNHSHWRGFSFVYNHYLFFVCFLIVLLSIVLYLLRLRRIHRRMLRNGSSTSLWIEEGLPAQKIPGAL; translated from the exons ATGGGACG GATTAGcatctcctgtttgtttcctgctTCCTGGCACTTCAGTATCTCCCCAGTAGGATGTCCTCGTATGCTGAACACCACTTTACGACAAATTATTGTCATTGGAATACTTGCTGCTGCTGTCTCCTTGCTTTACTATTCGCTTGTCATCAGGAATAAATATGGGCGTTCACACAGGGATAAAAAGTTTCACAG ATATCTTGCTCGAGTGACTGACACTGAAGCTACAGATACCAGCAATCCCAACCTGAACTATGGCATCGTGGTAGATTGTGGCAGCAGCGGGTCTAGGATCTTCGTGTATTGTTGGCCAAGACACAATGGCAACCCTCACGATCTTTTGGACATCAAACAAATGAGGGACAAAACCAGAAAACCAGTGGTTATGAAAATTAAACCGG GCATTTCAGAGTTTGCTAGTTCTCCTGAAAAAGTCAGTGATTATATTTATCCACTTCTAAGCTTTGCTGCAGAACATGTGCCCCGTGCAAAACACAAAGAAACTCCTCTGTATATCCTGTGTACTGCAGGGATGCGAATCCTACCTGAGAG CCAGCAGAAGGCAATACTAGAAGATTTGCTCACAGATATTCCTGTGCACTTTGATTTTCTGTTTTCGGACTCTCAGGCAGAAGTTATTTCTGGGAAACAAGAAG GAGTGTATGCATGGATTGGCATCAATTTTGTTTTGGGACGGTTTGAACATGTTGATGATG AGGATGATGCAGTAGTGGAGGTACATATCCCTAGCAGCGAAAATCAGGAAGCCATCATTCGTAAGAGGACAGTGGGTATTCTCGACATGGGTGGAGTGTCAACTCAGATAGCATATGAAGTCCCTAAAACTGTAAGCTTTGCCTCTTCGCAGCAG GAGGAAGTAGCCAAAAACTTACTTGCAGAGTTCAATTTGGGCTGTGATGCTCATCAGACTGAGCATGTGTACAGAGTGTACGTAGCGACGTTCCTTGGTTTTGGAGGGAATGCAGCACGGCAAAGATACGAGGACAGTGTATTTACCAACATGATATTTAGAAACAG GATTCTGGGCAAACAGACTGGTATGACCTCTGAGTCTCCCTACCTGGATCCTTGCCTGCCTCTAGAGGTTGAAGATGAAATCCAGCAGAATGGACAGACACTGTACATGCGAGGGACTGGAGATTTTAATCTGTGTCGTGAAATTATTCAGCCTCTCATGAATAAGACCAATGAAACCCAGACATCTTTAAATGGTGTCTATCAGCCTGCAATAcacttccagaacagcgagtTTTATGGTTTCTCTGAGTTCTTCTACTGTACCGAAGATGTATTACGTATGGGAGGAGACTACAACGCTGCTAAATTTGTTAAAGCTGCAAAG gaTTATTGTGCCACTAAGTGGTCTGTCCTGAAGGAACGTTTTGACCGTGGTCTTTATGCATCACATGCTGATCTTCACAGACTGAA GTATCAGTGTTTCAAGTCTGCCTGGATGTATGAAGTGTTCCACAGTGGTTTCTCTTTTCCTGTCAGCTACAgcaatttaaaaactgctctgcagGTTTATGATAAGGAGGTGCAATGGACATTGGGAGCCATCCTTTTTCGAACACGATTCTTACCTTTAAG aGACATCCAGCAAGAGAACTTCAGAGGCAATCACTCCCACTGGAGGGGCTTCTCCTTTGTTTACAATCACTACTTGTTCTTCGTCTGTTTTCTGATTGTGCTGCTGTCCATTGTGCTCTACCTTCTGCGGCTGAGGCGGATTCACCGGCGAATGCTGCGCAATGGCTCATCCACTTCCCTCTGGATCGAGGAAGGCCTCCCAGCACAGAAGATTCCAGGAGCTTTATGA